The genomic region TGTATGCAGCTATCTGACCTTAGATGCATTTAAAAATTCTCTATGCACTGATAGGCTACTTACGACAATCCAATGTTGTAAATGCAGGAGCATGCCAACATCAGCTGCCCTTGATGTTGTTGCAAAGAATTTGAATCTCAAGTTCTTTGAGGTAAAGTGTTAAAActttggtttgcaagattttgaaTGCCAGATAAATCTAACATAAAAAACATGTTTCAGGTGCCTACTGGGTGGAATTTTTTTGGGAATTTGATGGATGCTGGAATGTGCTCAATCTGTGGTGAAGAAAGCTTTGGCACTGGTAATATTTGGCTTCTGGCTATCATTTCTATACATGCCAATCACATAGTAAACATGTCACCACCTCTTGTATTGTCATGTTAGATGGGTAAATTGTGTTATCATGTGGTATATGAATGGGGCAAATCACTTCTTGTGTTCTGACAGTGAGCTCTCTCGCCCTTTTATTGAGTTGGTGGTCATGAATCCAACCCATAGTAAAATCAAGGACTTGTTGGTATTTGGTATATACATTATTGAGATGTTTATATGTACTACTTTGGCTAGGGTCTGACCACATTCGTGAGAAAGATGGCATCTGGGCTGTGCTTGCATGGCTTTCTATTATTGCTTTCAAGAATAAGGACAACCTTGGAGGAGATAAGCTTGTCACTGTTGAAGATATTGTCCGTCAGCATTGGGCCACATATGGTCGCCATTATTACTCACGATATGACTATGAGGTACTTCCTTTTTTTCACATGTGCCTTGCATATATGTACCACATGTTTCAGATATATATCATTCTAAATACATTAGTTTGTTTGTGAAGAATGTCGATGCTGGGGCTGCTAAGGAGCTGATGGCAAACCTAGTAAGCATGCAGTCATCACTTTCTGATGTTAACAAGTAAGTGGAACTTTTTCAAATGTACATGAATCTCAAACCTGAACTTTTTAGAACCATGTCCAAGTACTCCCGTGTATATATCAACTTCAAAAAATTATGATAGTACTCCTGTGTATATATCAATTCAAGCAATCGCAAACTTGAACTTTTTAGAACCATGTCTAAAGTATCTCTTTGTCAGGTTGATCAAGGAGATCCGGTCTGATGTTTCTGAAGTAGTTGCAGCTGTCGAGTTTGAGTACAAGGATCATGTTGATGGCTCTGTGGCCAAGAACCAGGGCATCCGATACCTCTTCGGAGATGGTTCACGACTGGTATGTAGACCTGTATTGTTTCAGATATCCTCTATTTTATGTCTTGAACCAAAACAAAGGGTCTGGGGTGAAAACCTTGTTCCGTGGTCAACTGTACATCTTTTTTTTGCAATATTATCAGTCAGTACATGATAAGTCTGAGCCTTGGtcatggatatatttgagatatCTGACTATATCATACTGGCCACAAGTTGTGCTGGTGAGCTAACATGGATTTTTGGCGTTCTAGGTGTTCCGTCTCTCCAGAACCGGTTCTGTTGGTGCCACCATCCGTGTCTACATCGAGCAATACGAGAAGGATTCCTCCAAGACCGGCAGGGATTCACAGGAGGCCCTTGCTCCACTGGTAGTTGGAATTCGTGAAACAGTATTAACATCATCATCTGAACAGTCCATTTCAGCACTTCCTTGTGACATACCATCAACAATAGCATTCCCCAGAGAATTTGAAGGCAAAGGTTCAACTGTAGGATTGGAGGAACTTGGTAATGCACCGCAAGATTCATTAGTATCACAAGACCTCTGCCTCGTATCCTCATCAGCACAAATATGGCCGGCTGTTGGCTTGCAAACAGTAGAAACGGTGGGCTGGCTGGAGGATTCAGATAACCCAACAGCATGGCTAGCAACATTACCTCGTGAACGCTGTGATTTTGCTTCCATCAACATTCAACAGTGTAGTATGACCATTTCCTGTTTCTACAACAGGACTGAGGGTGGCACTTGTGGATTCCATGCTTCACAAATTTGTCAACTTCAGGATTGAGGGCGAGGTTGCAGAGGCGGTGGCCGATGCGGTCGATGGACTTGGTCAGGAACGGGATGGGGGCCAGAGCTGCCGTAGGATGGGAGGGGTCGAGGTCGTAGGGCGCCCACCTCTGTAGCCACGAAACATCGGCCTTAGGGGTCGCGCGATTGCGCGTCGGTGCGTCGGGGGGCAGGCTCGGGAGAGCAGGCGCGATGCGCGCAGGGGGAAGCGGCGTCGAGTCCGGTAATCCGGTCTGTCCTCCTCTTGGCCCCATCCTCCTCGCCCTCACCGCCCCCGTCGGCTCGTCGTCTCCCTCCCACAGGAGGACGACATCGTCGAATCCGGCTGCCATGAACTGGCGATCGGGCCACGCCCAGCCGTGGTCGAGCAGGTCGCCAAGGCGTTCGGTgccgtgtgtgtggggggggggggggtaacggCGTCGCCAAGGAGAGGAGGGGCGCCATGCCAGATCCGAGGTCGACGGCGTGGTCACCGGAGGGGTGgggcggccgcgccgacagggGATTCGGGCGTCGTGGCGGCCCCTGGACGGTGGCGACGCGTTGGATCTAGGGAGCGCGAGGTAGGAGATGAAAATGGGGCTAGAGGTTGCGCCCGCGTCGGCGTGGGGGCGAGCTAGGGGGCCGCGCCCGCGGCTGCAGAGGCACTGACGGTTGACGGAAGGAGACGCAGTCGTCTGGGAGGAAGAAGACCTGGGCGCCGACGAGGTTGAGCAGGGCGGCACTGGCGTTCTCCCGCGCCCGGCGACGCACGTTGGGCCACGGGGCGGCGCGTCCGGTGGGGAGGGCAGCTCCCTGGGCCGCAACCTCCAGCCCCGAGATAGCGGGCGGTTGGCGGCGGGCGAGGGTCGCGGCGTACGGGTCGCGGCAGGCGGTTGGCGGGGGTCGCGGCGGGAAGTttaggcgggggcagtctacagtccagtcttaatagttagtacagatgagagtgctatccgcatggcggataatcctgttgaacacagccgcacaaagcacatagacatccggcatcactttttgagagaccaccaacaaaagggagatatcgaagtgtttcatgttagctccgagaaccagctagccgatatctttaccaagcctttagattagcagaccttttgcaagttgcgtagtgagctaaatgtcttagattcgcggaacttggattgatttatagcatacatgtgtttatgcctttgatcatgttccttatgcattttgttgtttatttgtggtgctcaaattgtacaagcactccccggaccttacaagtccatttgcaagtgatgcacaaatttagggggagatgtgctacaacttgaccctttgagactaactgtgtgcttgagtttgcttaatttagtctcaaaggaggattgaaagggaaaaggtgaacttggaccatgcaagacgtccactgcactccgatgaacgagtaacttcttctaagttcatcttagtactcttattgccttttactcttagttgaagatttttggtgaggcaatggggttaaagggccaaaattgatcctgttttggtgcttgatgccaaagggggagaaaataaggccaaagcaataaatggatcggctaccacttgtgaattttgaaaataatagagttagagtttttgtttgtcaaaatactcttaattgCTCTTATTGTCGAAAGTTGGTCTCCTATGGGGAGAAGGTTTAATTATggtaaaaagggggagtttttgaatccttgatcaatttttcgtgaaatatctctctttatgtttcaacatgtgcgtttgacttagagataggaaattgagtttgatttgcaaaaacaaaccaagtggtggcaaagaatgatccatatatgccaaatttgattcaaaacaaatttgagttcttatttgaattgattttgtacttgttctacttgctttatgttgtgttggcattaatcaccaaaaagggggagattgaaagggaaatgtgcccttgggccatttctaagtgttttggtgatttagtgtccaacacaagtgcctaagtgtcaaatggtggacaaagtacaaatcaagtataaaggtatgtttctcagacttagtacattgttttagtgactaatgtattgtgtctaagtgctggaaacaggagaaatcgaattggagaagagatggccttgttcagccaaagctagctctatctgggtgcaccggacaatgtccggtgtgccaggctggctcaagcgaacttgccgctctcggaaataaattaacggcgtacggctataattcactggactgtccggtgagccaacggtcggccgggccaacggtcggctgcgcgatccgcgcgagacacgtggccgagccaacggtcgggagggggcaccggactgtccggtgcgccaatggctccaaggctgccaacggtcggcttcgccaaataaggaaggaaatccgcaccggacagtgtccggtgatgcaccggactgtccggtgcgctaggcgacagaaggcaagaattgccttcccgaattgctctcaacggctcctagctgccttggggctataaaagggacccctaggcgcatggagggaaataccaagcattccttgagcactcttgatcactcacactccattcttgcgcacttgttcgacattctagtgatttaagctccgttctagtgtgctagtcttttgagcttaagtctgggtcttgtgtgtgcgtatttgttgtgatctttgtgtcctgtgtgagttgctaatccctctcttactccgtgtttctttgtgaacatctttgtaagggcgagagactccaagttgtggagattcctcgtgaacgggatatagaaaagaaaagcaaacaccgtggtattcaagtgggtctttggaccgcttgagaggggttgattgcaaccctcgtccgttgggacgccacaacgtggaagtaggcaagtgttgtacttggccgaaccacgggataaaccactgtgtctatctgtgttgattctcttgtggttattgtgtttcgctaagactcttctctagccacttggcaatactgtgctaacgcttaaccaagtttttgtggcattaagttcaagttttacaggatcacctattcacccccccccctctaggtgctctcagtgacaccggagcaacgactacttcgcgtgcaacggtcgactgcaacgcattaaatgcgtgcctgcgcgcgcagaggagcagagcacgcgcgggtggcacaccggacagcctacagggcctgtccggtgcaccaccggacagccaggcgggcccacaagacagagctccaacggtcggaacccaacggcctggtgacgtggctcgcgcaccggacagtgtccggtggcgcaccggactgtccggtggcgcaccggactgtccggtgcgcccgtcggcagcagcctccaccaacgatcaagtttggtggttggggctataaataccccaaccacccccacattcaagtcatccaagttttccaccttccaactacttacaagagctctagcattcaattctagacacaaccaaatagatcaaatcctctcccaactccacacaaagctctagtgattagagagagagatttgttgtgttcttttgagctcttgcgcttggattgcttctttctctcattctttcttgcgatcaactcaattgtaaccaaggcaagagacaccaattgtgtggtggtccttgcggggaagtttgttcccgtttgattgagaagagaagctcactcggtccgagggaccatttgagagagggaaagggttgaaagagacccggtctttgtgaccacctcaacggggagtaggtttgcgagaaccgaacctcggtaaaacaaatccttgtgtctcacttcttattcgctcacgatttgttttgcgccctctctctcggattcgtttctatttctaacactaactcgacttgtagttgtgattaagtttgtaaatttcagattcaccctattcacctcctctaggtgactttcactccTCTCTTTTTTTGTCTCACATCCTCTCTTGTGGTTGAGATCGATCCTTCCTTTTAAAGCTCAAGAAAGGATCTCTTACAAGGAATAGAGCTCTTACAAGGAACACGTAAAAAGGTAAAAAAGAAAGGGTCTTTCGTTGATGAGATCTTGCAATGCGTCGATATTGTGAGTTGTACTTGCCATCGTACTTGTCGTTGCACTTTTAGATCAGAATACTCTCTGTTGCTTACGCGAGAACAGGGCTTCGTATCCCGAGGGTATCCGATCTTGACCGAAGGGCACCATGCAGTTGGTAGCATAGTGTCGTCTGCAAGTTTTCGGGATGGGTCGATGCTATGGAAGTTTCGTTCGTACCCTCTACTTTTGCCAACCCTTGTTCCTCGTAGCCCATTCGTCGGGTTTTCCTTTGTCTCTCGTACAAGGGTGGTGGTGCTACATTTGTCCTAGATTTAGAGGAGCATGGGGCTTGCTGGAGAAAAAGGGCAGGTCCTGCCTTTGTCATGTTGTGTAGAATGGGACAATAGTGGACACATGTATGGAGCGATGGTACGATCGTCTAGCCCCGAGAGGCCCTATCTAACCTGACCGATCCTCTCCTATCCATCTAGAGTAGGCATAATTGCATCACAGTAGCTCACCTGTAGGTACCTCTAAGCTTATGGCGACGACATCAACTCGACTGGCGTGATGAGAAAGGAGATGCTCATGTTCTGCTCCTCTAGCCCTAGTGTGCCCAGCATCTTTGTCGGCGACATCGCGTTTGGCTATGACGTCGACAACGGTGACCTCTCGTGTAATTCCACTGGCACGGTCTGCCTAGGCCGTGGGAGCATGTCCCTTATGGTGCAGCTTGATGGGTTTAGCGTTTGAGTAGGTAGCTAGATATTATAGAGTAACATGATAGCAACATGGATGTTTGGACCGTGCCTGACTTTGTAAGTGTCTTCATCGTGGGCGACAACATCACCCACGATGCCCTTCTCCTCGCACCGGCCATGGTCATGGCCGAGCATGGTCGCCCTAGGCTCCGTCGTTTAGATCCAAGGTGCCCTTCTCCTCGCACCGGCCATGACCGGTGAGGCCCACACACATGCGGGAATGTGCGATAGTATGGACGTGGAGCTGTGCACGAAACTACAACATTGGACAGGAAAATTTTTGGGCCAAAAAGGCTATGCATGGCACATCTCATCACTTTTTACATGAACTCACAAGCAGAAACAGCAACATGCTACAGTCGGCTATTCCAAACAATCAAAATCCATTGTTCCCCCTTGAGGCGACTCCACCAAAATGGGCGGGGGCGAGTACGACGCCAGCGAGGTCGCACGCTCCTCAAACGCGCGACCCATCGCGCACTGACATGAGAGGGGACTAGGACAAGCAAAGAGCACGAACCTGGCCTGCTCTGGAGCCGGTGCTCCTCCTGCGAGAAGCATCCGCCCATGGATCACGCATTTCCCTCCAATCGAGCCCTAGTCCCTCCTTCCCATCGCCCGCCGCCGGCCAGATCCACGCCCCCAACAACACCTTTGCTCACTCAAAACCGGAACCGCCCTACTCGCAAACTCCCGCCGCACCAGCAGGCCACCTCGACTGGCACAATTCCACCGGCGGCCGCCTGAACCGGCATACTCGGGGCCCGAATTCGCCGCAGGAGTTCCTGTTGCTCTCCACTCCACCCCGGGTGCGCGTCCTCTACCAACCTTGTCGCTCTCCCCCCGCGTGTTTTTACTCCACTACCATCACCTTCTTGGCCTTTATTTTCCGTGAGCGCGTTGGAACGGCGAAGCGAAAGCGAGCAGAAAAGGGCGAAGAGGCGGGCTCGTAGCTTTGCCAGAGGCCAGAGCCCAGCGAATGCGCGAAAGGAGCCTGCTTGGATTAAAATAAATCAAACATCTAGTAATAATTTAAATCAAACCTTCATTTTTTTATCTCTACTCGTGCGTATCTTGAGTTTTTGGCTCAATTTTTTATGTGCAATAGTCCGCATGATATCGTATATGTTACAGAAATAAATCAAACTATTTTGAGACGATCCTCAAGCATCTAGTAATAATTTAATAATGGAGATTAAAAAGGCTTATAGATAATCATGAATCTCTCTCAAAGATTTTTCTGTTTTTACAAACGACGGTAACCTCTCGCGGGTGACAAAACCGAGAATTCTATCACATGTTTCAACTACTGTTATAGAAAACTGTACAGAAAAAAAGAGTCGCTTAATGTTCTGAAAACTGGACTACAGCATAACAGCAAGCAAGATGGTCAGGATCCCAGTTTGTAAAAGTTGCTTCAGGAAACAGGAAGCCTTGTCACTGCCGTTGTTTTTGGAGCTTCTGCAGGTAGAATCATGCATATATCAAGGCCTGCCTCATTAGAAGTGCAACCCTACTTCTGATGCATATAATCCTTGTAGGCTGGCTGAATCATGCATACATGCATTCAGGTCATCCAACTCAGCCATCCATACACGAAAGAATAGTAGCAAAACCGGAgcaaattatttatttatttttactgAATCAATATTAACTAAAAGAGTAGCAGGAAGCTATATTAACTAAAATAGTAGAATATAATGTAATGGGCTAATACTAAAACGGAGGTACATTAATCCAGTATGGTTCTGTGTGCACGACCTTAGAATCTAGCTGGTCGTGAACCTGGACAGTCTCCATGGACTGCTCCTGGACATCATAGATGTATAGATCCCTGTCGCCAAGTAAGAAGTCTAAGAAGAAATAGAGGGTGCTGCCTTTGAGGTTATTGGTGCTTGCAGAGCACCAAGTTGCCATGTTGGTGCCGGTCAAGAGAAAAGCCCTGTCACCGATATCATCCACCCGGTGCCAGGCCACGgtttcctcgccgcaggagtcCTCCATCTTGAAGATTCGAGCAGCACTGACGTTGGTGGGATCAAAACCGACATAGAAGACGCAGACGGCAAAAAGCTCGTCCATGGACTCTACCAAGTGGATGGAGCAGATGCCGTCAGGAAACTTGATGCCGAACTCTGGGGAGACATCAAACTCGTGGAACTCTGCTGTGGGAGGGTGGCCATGATCGGACGGGAAATCTAAGTTAACGACGCACATCTTGTTTTGGTGCGATTCCATGAAGCAAAAATGCAGCTTCCCTTTAAGCGCGGCGACGCTTCCGATGACTTTCTTGGTGGGCGTAGAGGGGGTGCGGAACTCATCGAGGAACTCGTAGTTGCCAATGTCGTAGGTGTGCTGTCCCCACCTCCGGTCAGCCCCGCCATTGACACGGCAGAACCACATGAGAGGATCGGCGACGTCGAGGAGCACCACGGCGCAGTCCGGGTGGGCGGCGGAGTTGTGGGTGAGCAGGCACTTGCAGTTGGTGGGGATGTAGTGGTCGTCGTGTATGGGTGGGAGGGTGATGGTCTCTCCGGTGAGCGGATGCCACATGGAGGCCTCCGACGTCACTTGTCCAAGGATGACCAGCCAGCCTTGAGGCGT from Zea mays cultivar B73 chromosome 6, Zm-B73-REFERENCE-NAM-5.0, whole genome shotgun sequence harbors:
- the LOC118472308 gene encoding phosphoglucomutase, cytoplasmic 2-like; the protein is MAAANGVRRVWVGQNSLMSTPVVSAVIRERIGADGSKATGAFILTASHNPGGPKEDFGIKYNMGNGGPAPESVTDKIFSNTTTISEYLISEDLPDVDISVVGVTSFSEPEGPFDVDVFDSSVNYIKLMKTIFDFEAIKKLLTSPKFTFCYDVLHGVAGAYAKHIFVEELGADESSLLNCVPKEDFGGGHPDPNLTYAKELVERMGLGKSSSNVEPPEFGAAADGDADRNMILGKRFFVTPSDSVAIIAANAVQSIPYFASGLKGVARSMPTSAALDVVAKNLNLKFFEVPTGWNFFGNLMDAGMCSICGEESFGTGSDHIREKDGIWAVLAWLSIIAFKNKDNLGGDKLVTVEDIVRQHWATYGRHYYSRYDYENVDAGAAKELMANLVSMQSSLSDVNKLIKEIRSDVSEVVAAVEFEYKDHVDGSVAKNQGIRYLFGDGSRLVFRLSRTGSVGATIRVYIEQYEKDSSKTGRDSQEALAPLVVGIRETVLTSSSEQSISALPCDIPSTIAFPREFEGKGSTVGLEELGLRVALVDSMLHKFVNFRIEGEVAEAVADAVDGLGQERDGGQSCRRMGGVEVVGRPPL
- the LOC103629672 gene encoding uncharacterized protein, whose protein sequence is MVGMLLNAGRSNGRGGRRTSIQSPPQVLSSVPLLVYEYEDPAVVHPAGSTPTAAAKMLMYSLPERSIVYTHDSRPQAMEGNFFSTPQGWLVILGQVTSEASMWHPLTGETITLPPIHDDHYIPTNCKCLLTHNSAAHPDCAVVLLDVADPLMWFCRVNGGADRRWGQHTYDIGNYEFLDEFRTPSTPTKKVIGSVAALKGKLHFCFMESHQNKMCVVNLDFPSDHGHPPTAEFHEFDVSPEFGIKFPDGICSIHLVESMDELFAVCVFYVGFDPTNVSAARIFKMEDSCGEETVAWHRVDDIGDRAFLLTGTNMATWCSASTNNLKGSTLYFFLDFLLGDRDLYIYDVQEQSMETVQVHDQLDSKVVHTEPYWINVPPF